The proteins below are encoded in one region of Qipengyuania sp. HL-TH1:
- a CDS encoding nucleotidyl transferase AbiEii/AbiGii toxin family protein: MAFQDAYRQQVALLIRTIPFVAQEQCFALKGGTAINLFVRDLPRLSVDIDLTYLPVEDRAPSLAAIDAAMLRIKERIEAGIPGAAVAPSRSAGDNIVTKLIVRSEGVQIKIEVTPVLRGTVYDPVVMSVVPTVEDTFGFAEMHVVSFADLYAGKIVAALDRQHPRDLFDVRDLLENEGISDELRRAFLVYLISHNRPMAEVLAPTRKPLAEEFERGFIGMTKENVELVDLEGTREAIVATMVGEMPDVHRKFLIGFKRGELDWELLEIPEASHLPAVLWKQQNLEKMLPEKRHELIEALEKVLLG; this comes from the coding sequence ATGGCCTTCCAGGACGCCTATCGGCAGCAGGTTGCCCTCCTGATCCGTACCATCCCGTTCGTGGCGCAAGAGCAGTGCTTCGCGCTCAAGGGCGGCACGGCGATCAACCTCTTCGTGCGCGACTTGCCGCGCCTCTCGGTGGACATCGACCTGACCTACTTGCCGGTCGAGGATCGCGCTCCATCACTCGCAGCTATCGACGCGGCGATGCTGCGGATCAAGGAGCGGATCGAAGCCGGCATACCGGGCGCAGCGGTCGCGCCATCGCGCTCCGCAGGCGACAACATTGTCACCAAACTTATCGTCCGCTCCGAAGGCGTCCAGATCAAGATCGAGGTCACGCCTGTCTTGCGCGGCACCGTCTACGACCCCGTGGTGATGAGCGTCGTGCCTACAGTCGAAGACACATTCGGCTTCGCCGAGATGCACGTTGTTTCCTTCGCCGACCTCTATGCGGGGAAGATCGTGGCGGCGCTGGATCGCCAGCACCCGCGCGACCTGTTCGACGTGCGAGACTTGCTGGAGAACGAAGGGATAAGCGACGAACTGCGGCGCGCATTCCTCGTCTACCTTATCAGCCACAATCGCCCGATGGCCGAAGTGCTCGCTCCGACCCGCAAACCGCTGGCCGAGGAATTCGAACGTGGCTTTATCGGCATGACAAAAGAGAATGTCGAGCTTGTCGATCTTGAGGGTACGCGCGAGGCAATCGTCGCCACGATGGTTGGCGAGATGCCAGACGTGCACCGCAAGTTCCTAATCGGCTTCAAGCGGGGTGAACTGGACTGGGAGCTTCTCGAAATACCGGAAGCCAGCCACTTGCCCGCAGTCTTGTGGAAACAGCAGAATCTGGAGAAGATGCTGCCTGAGAAACGACACGAGTTGATCGAGGCTCTGGAGAAAGTGTTGCTCGGCTGA
- a CDS encoding DEAD/DEAH box helicase, with the protein MSTAFDKLARPIQKWVRQQGWKELRDIQARATHVLMDGNRDLIVAASTAGGKTEAAFLPLLSQVLDEPSEDSGFDVLYVAPLKALITDQARRLEDICRDTDLPITPWHGDVSSSVKAKATKRPRGVLLITPESLEALFIRRGLEIPRLFGATRAVILDELHSVLDSERGIQMRSLLTRLEIALKRPIRRVGLSATLGDMELAKAYLRPDSPSEVEQVIAEGGSAELQLQLRGYVAGDKDDEGPSATDAIAQHLFEHLRGSDNLVFGGARQAVEIYSDRLRALCEKEHLPQEFYPHHASLSREHRDFVERRLKDGTAPTTAICTSTLELGIDIGDVTCVGQIGAPFSVASLRQRLGRSGRRPGKPAILRQYAVEAKLTPTSNFSDRLRLGMVRAISMIELLLEGWCEPPQREALHLSTLVHQILSVISERGGIRAQQLYGILCQIGPFRQVDTQLFLDVLRALGQPEVALIEQASDGLLLLGANGEKLVEHYSFYAVFQTPEEYRLISGGKELGTLPIDNMIAPGMLLIFSGRRWLVQEVLDRDRVIMVAPAKAGVPPIFGGDPGNIHDRVIERMFDVIEGQKRPIYLDPTALELLDEARSNYGQLQFAPGRIAQLSDNAAVIATKTGSVRTTTLALALRASGFTVQTHDGFLEVFGKDESPELIDALSALADGKEMDLFAHSPNLLFEKFHPHLTEELLQKDALSAHLDASGLAELTRSILGRD; encoded by the coding sequence GTGAGCACGGCGTTCGACAAGCTGGCTCGACCAATCCAGAAATGGGTTCGTCAGCAAGGCTGGAAGGAATTGCGCGACATTCAAGCGCGCGCCACGCACGTGCTTATGGACGGCAATCGTGACCTGATTGTCGCTGCCAGCACTGCCGGAGGTAAGACTGAAGCCGCATTTCTCCCACTACTGTCCCAGGTGCTCGATGAACCCAGTGAGGACTCCGGATTTGATGTTCTGTATGTCGCGCCGCTGAAAGCGCTCATCACCGATCAGGCGCGGCGACTTGAAGACATTTGTCGCGACACAGACTTGCCTATCACGCCGTGGCATGGCGACGTTTCGTCATCGGTGAAGGCTAAGGCTACCAAGCGACCGAGGGGCGTGCTGCTAATCACCCCGGAGTCTCTTGAAGCGCTATTCATTCGACGCGGATTGGAGATTCCGAGACTGTTTGGCGCAACGCGCGCAGTCATTCTCGATGAATTGCATTCGGTCCTCGACAGTGAGCGCGGAATCCAGATGCGTTCGCTTCTCACGCGCCTCGAAATTGCTCTAAAGAGACCTATTCGCCGGGTTGGTTTGTCGGCCACACTCGGAGATATGGAGCTTGCGAAGGCTTATCTTCGTCCTGACAGCCCAAGTGAAGTCGAACAGGTCATTGCCGAGGGCGGATCAGCCGAATTGCAGCTTCAGCTCCGTGGCTACGTTGCTGGCGACAAGGACGATGAAGGCCCTTCAGCGACGGATGCCATTGCGCAGCACCTATTCGAACACCTGAGAGGCAGCGACAATCTTGTCTTTGGCGGTGCGCGTCAGGCAGTTGAAATCTACTCAGATCGGTTGCGCGCACTTTGCGAAAAGGAACACCTGCCGCAGGAGTTTTACCCTCACCACGCCAGCCTGTCGCGCGAGCATCGAGACTTCGTCGAACGTCGCCTGAAAGATGGTACTGCGCCGACGACTGCCATCTGCACTTCCACGCTGGAATTGGGAATCGATATTGGCGATGTAACCTGCGTCGGCCAGATTGGCGCACCGTTCAGCGTCGCATCACTCAGGCAAAGGCTTGGCCGATCAGGGCGGCGACCTGGCAAGCCAGCTATCCTTCGACAATACGCAGTTGAGGCGAAGCTCACGCCGACGAGCAATTTCTCGGACCGTCTTCGCCTAGGCATGGTGCGGGCCATTTCGATGATCGAATTGCTTTTGGAAGGCTGGTGCGAACCGCCGCAACGCGAGGCCCTTCACCTTTCGACACTCGTTCACCAAATCCTCTCGGTAATCTCCGAGCGAGGCGGAATACGTGCGCAGCAACTCTACGGGATTCTCTGCCAGATCGGGCCATTCCGCCAGGTCGATACCCAGCTGTTCCTGGATGTCTTGCGAGCACTCGGGCAACCCGAGGTCGCGCTCATTGAGCAAGCCAGCGATGGCCTTCTATTGCTCGGTGCCAATGGCGAGAAGCTGGTCGAGCACTATAGCTTCTACGCCGTATTTCAGACGCCCGAGGAATACCGGCTGATTTCCGGCGGTAAGGAGCTTGGGACACTTCCCATCGACAACATGATCGCGCCGGGAATGCTTCTCATTTTTTCCGGCAGGCGCTGGCTGGTGCAGGAAGTTCTCGACCGGGATCGTGTCATCATGGTTGCACCGGCGAAAGCCGGAGTGCCGCCCATCTTTGGGGGCGACCCTGGCAACATCCATGACCGGGTGATCGAGCGAATGTTCGATGTTATAGAAGGCCAAAAGCGCCCGATCTATCTTGATCCGACTGCGCTAGAGCTACTCGACGAGGCACGCAGCAACTACGGCCAACTGCAATTTGCCCCCGGAAGGATTGCGCAGCTCAGCGACAATGCCGCTGTCATAGCGACCAAAACAGGTTCCGTTCGGACAACGACCTTGGCACTCGCCCTTCGCGCGAGCGGCTTCACCGTGCAGACTCACGACGGCTTTCTGGAAGTGTTCGGGAAGGACGAAAGTCCGGAGTTGATCGACGCACTTTCTGCTCTCGCAGATGGCAAAGAGATGGACCTATTTGCTCATTCACCAAACCTTTTGTTCGAGAAGTTCCATCCGCATTTGACAGAGGAGTTGCTGCAAAAGGACGCTTTGTCTGCGCACCTTGATGCGAGTGGATTGGCTGAGTTGACCCGCTCGATTCTAGGACGGGATTAG
- a CDS encoding ATP-binding protein, whose product MSRLKPRERDAIVQALRAGVVPKLGLRHIQVGRAREIEELVKDMDRIADGGSAIRFIIGEYGSGKTFFMNLIRLVALEKGLVVMFADLAPDRRIHATGGQARGLYAEMARNLATRTKPDGGALPSVVERFVSQAQHDAEAQERSTDDIIRQRLAHFEELTGGFDFAQVIRRYWEGHETGDEELKSAAIRWLRGEFATKTDARKALGVRTIVNDASVYDHLKLMSAFVCEAGYKGLLVGLDEMVNLYKLTSSQARNANYEQILRILNDVLQGSAENLGFLLGGTPEFLMNTRRGLYSYEALQSRLAENTFARDGLVDLSGPVIRLASLTPEDLFVLLANIRAVMQGDEAILPDDALEAFMIHCSERIGEAYFRTPRNTVTAFVNLLAVLEQNPGVEWSDLIEELDVAEDSGDDMSDVDESVGAVPESDELASFRL is encoded by the coding sequence ATGTCGAGACTGAAGCCGCGCGAACGCGACGCTATTGTTCAGGCGCTACGCGCGGGGGTTGTTCCCAAATTGGGACTTCGGCACATTCAGGTCGGACGAGCGCGTGAGATCGAAGAACTCGTCAAGGACATGGACCGGATCGCCGATGGCGGTTCAGCCATTCGTTTCATCATCGGCGAGTATGGCTCCGGCAAGACCTTCTTCATGAACCTGATCCGGCTTGTGGCGCTCGAAAAGGGACTGGTCGTCATGTTTGCCGACCTTGCCCCGGATCGGCGCATCCACGCGACCGGCGGGCAAGCACGGGGCCTCTACGCAGAGATGGCGCGAAACCTTGCCACCCGTACCAAGCCGGATGGCGGTGCATTGCCAAGTGTTGTCGAGCGGTTTGTCAGCCAGGCCCAGCACGATGCCGAGGCTCAAGAGCGATCGACAGATGACATCATTCGCCAGCGCCTTGCCCATTTCGAAGAACTGACTGGAGGCTTCGACTTCGCGCAGGTGATCCGCCGGTATTGGGAGGGGCACGAAACCGGCGATGAAGAGCTGAAATCGGCAGCGATCAGATGGCTGCGCGGCGAATTTGCAACCAAAACCGATGCTCGCAAGGCTCTGGGTGTTCGCACAATCGTCAATGACGCCAGCGTCTACGATCACCTCAAACTGATGTCGGCATTTGTCTGTGAAGCGGGCTACAAGGGCCTGCTCGTCGGCCTTGACGAGATGGTCAACCTCTACAAGCTGACTTCATCGCAAGCCCGCAATGCCAACTATGAGCAAATCCTGCGTATCCTGAACGACGTTCTGCAAGGGAGCGCTGAGAACCTTGGGTTCCTCTTGGGAGGAACGCCGGAATTCCTCATGAATACGCGGCGCGGCCTCTACAGCTATGAGGCCCTGCAATCTCGCCTCGCAGAGAACACCTTTGCGCGTGACGGACTGGTCGATCTTTCCGGGCCAGTCATTCGATTGGCCAGCCTTACACCTGAAGACCTGTTCGTGCTCCTAGCCAACATTCGCGCCGTCATGCAGGGCGATGAAGCAATCCTACCAGACGACGCCTTGGAAGCGTTCATGATACACTGCTCGGAAAGGATCGGGGAGGCCTATTTCAGAACCCCCCGGAACACAGTCACGGCTTTTGTAAATCTTCTGGCGGTGCTCGAACAAAACCCAGGCGTCGAATGGTCGGACCTCATCGAAGAGCTCGACGTGGCGGAAGATTCTGGTGACGACATGAGCGACGTGGATGAGAGCGTTGGCGCTGTCCCTGAGAGCGACGAGCTAGCCAGCTTCCGACTGTGA
- a CDS encoding conjugal transfer protein TraD encodes MREWQVKRRERTRQLIELGGLVAKADLVELTDDDRAALYGAFLTVAAKLRGPDGAQALVLFRRKGKRAFEAEQSNDG; translated from the coding sequence ATGCGCGAATGGCAAGTGAAACGGCGCGAGCGGACCCGGCAACTGATCGAGCTAGGCGGCCTGGTCGCAAAGGCCGATCTGGTCGAGCTGACCGACGATGATCGCGCCGCTCTCTACGGCGCGTTCCTCACCGTCGCGGCCAAGCTGCGCGGGCCTGACGGAGCGCAGGCGCTGGTGCTGTTCCGGCGCAAGGGGAAACGGGCGTTTGAAGCGGAGCAATCGAATGATGGATAG
- a CDS encoding conjugal transfer protein TraD, with the protein MRKPRDFDSELKALADKAKQLKERRVRDLGALVTATGADTLDADVLAGALLDAAANTDKAIGEGWRKRGAAFFQGKSRDTSSAASKQPEGTLPLDSGAASA; encoded by the coding sequence ATGCGCAAACCCCGCGATTTTGATTCGGAGCTGAAGGCACTTGCCGACAAGGCCAAACAGCTCAAAGAACGCCGCGTGCGCGACCTCGGCGCGCTGGTCACAGCAACCGGTGCCGACACGCTCGATGCCGATGTCCTCGCAGGCGCGCTGCTCGATGCTGCGGCGAATACCGACAAGGCAATCGGGGAGGGCTGGCGCAAGCGCGGCGCCGCATTCTTTCAGGGAAAGTCACGGGACACTTCGAGCGCAGCTAGCAAACAGCCGGAAGGCACTCTCCCGCTCGATAGCGGCGCGGCATCGGCTTGA
- a CDS encoding TerB N-terminal domain-containing protein, whose product MSIVWKIIRIIGLYVVSFFVCVIIAAIALDSLPDALEVFFALLAPIAFVWWYEKRRSARVAETAAPEKLRSLPLSREVGETPNSRPGQPDQFDSDFGKVAQIAAETVRRSTELQRRSDQEEKLSRQAESPRQGPSERSQGHYQGWVPKGQPITIAGRTINGMIYVGKPPRIDSSYYGESCRAYIDPSLSVSRVGSDKNGDNMSYWPGYSSIPAVCRATYLDWLAGGRQDGAINPGYMFLFFYGLERRFLIDQPLQEERRQILTEVRRLKNLFSESHSAQRYLGEFLDVAGVAGMGEFDFDDPTLKQRILENRGWDLPFSLKFSIGGLIAKGHALDAEWIYLWLSCHPERRIRTPAQRCANEFKELFKLKFHALYPDGLKIQQPQSALADRYKAASGEFEGPLTPTLNGEPVPDISDLIKPVLVAQKIADEAMDELDKFSRYLGRNPDGRGTIEAQALLPAELWNLFPSGELEELKAWAQAQIAAGGLVLAVDVISRLEGAAPEKLGKRNLTGAADALARIGFGMAPDPRFSLRGPKFDEPVVIFELGEPVEQLEDVSQAYRTELLELALATFVAHADSKIVEAERRALREKIEAVSGLTELERKRLYANLEWYLDVPPDMSWLRSKLKDADAEHHLALRAAVVAIAHADSVIQSEEVACIEKIYKALGIDAGFVYADLHAGDVPDGPVRVKAAEAEALGEQIPDEPKPKAASLDAARIAAIRNDTERVSSVLGEIFSTDEDGSDEATAAHALPSSMAGLDPKHAMLVEQIIQREHWTDEEFDEIAGKQGLMPSGALEVVNEWAFDKFDQALLDEYDGYDVSPDIADTLRAEMAKGD is encoded by the coding sequence ATGTCGATTGTCTGGAAAATCATCCGTATTATCGGGCTTTACGTCGTCTCTTTCTTTGTTTGCGTAATAATCGCAGCAATCGCATTGGATAGTCTGCCCGATGCGCTTGAAGTTTTTTTCGCCCTTCTCGCGCCCATCGCGTTTGTCTGGTGGTATGAAAAGCGTCGAAGTGCGCGAGTGGCTGAGACGGCCGCCCCTGAAAAGCTACGATCTCTCCCATTGTCGCGCGAAGTAGGAGAGACTCCGAATTCCAGACCCGGTCAGCCAGATCAGTTTGATTCCGACTTCGGAAAAGTTGCGCAAATTGCAGCGGAAACAGTGCGCCGATCTACAGAACTACAGCGCCGGTCGGACCAAGAAGAGAAGCTTTCGCGTCAAGCAGAGAGTCCGAGGCAGGGTCCATCGGAAAGATCGCAAGGTCATTACCAAGGCTGGGTACCTAAGGGCCAGCCCATCACTATCGCAGGTCGCACAATCAATGGGATGATCTACGTCGGCAAACCCCCGCGCATTGACTCATCCTATTATGGCGAGAGCTGTCGAGCCTACATCGATCCATCGTTATCCGTCTCGCGGGTCGGGTCGGACAAGAATGGCGATAACATGTCATATTGGCCGGGGTATTCGAGCATTCCTGCCGTTTGCAGAGCCACCTACCTTGATTGGCTGGCGGGTGGGCGACAAGACGGGGCAATCAACCCCGGATACATGTTCCTGTTCTTCTATGGTTTGGAGCGGCGCTTTCTGATCGACCAGCCCTTGCAGGAAGAAAGAAGACAAATTCTGACAGAAGTCAGGCGACTAAAAAATCTATTCTCAGAAAGCCATTCCGCCCAAAGATATCTCGGCGAATTCCTCGATGTAGCTGGTGTAGCTGGCATGGGCGAATTCGATTTCGATGACCCTACGCTAAAACAAAGAATTTTGGAGAACAGGGGGTGGGATTTACCATTCTCCTTGAAATTCTCTATCGGTGGTCTGATTGCAAAGGGTCACGCACTCGATGCGGAATGGATTTACCTATGGCTTTCTTGTCATCCCGAGCGCCGGATTCGTACACCGGCGCAGCGCTGCGCAAACGAGTTTAAAGAGTTATTCAAGCTCAAATTTCATGCGCTCTACCCCGATGGTCTAAAAATCCAACAGCCCCAAAGCGCGCTGGCTGACAGATACAAAGCGGCATCCGGTGAATTTGAAGGGCCATTGACGCCAACACTCAATGGAGAGCCCGTTCCGGATATTTCTGACCTCATAAAGCCGGTCTTAGTTGCTCAGAAGATCGCAGATGAGGCAATGGATGAACTCGATAAATTCAGCCGATATCTTGGACGAAATCCAGATGGGCGGGGAACCATCGAAGCGCAGGCACTACTACCTGCCGAGCTTTGGAATCTTTTCCCTTCGGGCGAGTTGGAAGAACTCAAAGCGTGGGCGCAAGCGCAAATTGCAGCTGGCGGATTGGTTCTAGCGGTTGATGTGATCTCACGACTGGAAGGAGCAGCCCCTGAAAAACTAGGCAAGCGGAACTTGACTGGCGCAGCAGATGCACTCGCCCGGATTGGCTTCGGTATGGCTCCCGACCCGAGATTTTCACTGCGTGGGCCGAAGTTCGACGAACCCGTCGTGATCTTCGAACTGGGCGAGCCGGTCGAACAGCTTGAAGATGTATCCCAGGCCTATCGGACCGAATTGTTGGAACTCGCGCTGGCGACCTTCGTCGCACATGCCGACAGCAAAATTGTGGAAGCCGAACGCAGGGCACTTCGTGAAAAGATCGAAGCGGTTAGCGGCCTGACTGAGCTTGAGAGAAAGCGTCTCTACGCCAACCTCGAATGGTATCTCGATGTTCCGCCAGACATGTCATGGCTGCGGAGCAAGTTGAAAGACGCAGACGCTGAACATCATCTGGCCCTGCGTGCTGCGGTTGTCGCGATAGCCCACGCTGACAGCGTGATTCAGTCTGAAGAAGTGGCTTGCATCGAGAAGATCTACAAGGCTCTGGGGATCGATGCTGGCTTCGTTTACGCCGACCTTCATGCTGGCGACGTGCCAGACGGCCCGGTTCGCGTCAAAGCCGCCGAAGCTGAAGCACTAGGCGAACAAATACCGGACGAGCCGAAACCCAAAGCCGCTTCGCTCGATGCAGCGCGTATTGCCGCTATTCGAAATGACACCGAGCGCGTTTCAAGCGTACTGGGCGAGATTTTTTCGACCGACGAAGACGGGAGCGACGAGGCCACCGCAGCACATGCTCTTCCATCATCAATGGCTGGCCTCGATCCCAAGCACGCGATGCTTGTGGAGCAGATAATCCAGCGCGAACACTGGACTGACGAAGAGTTTGACGAGATCGCAGGTAAGCAAGGGCTCATGCCCTCTGGCGCGCTTGAGGTAGTCAATGAGTGGGCTTTCGATAAATTCGATCAAGCATTGCTCGATGAATATGACGGATATGACGTATCGCCGGACATCGCCGATACGTTGAGAGCCGAGATGGCGAAGGGGGATTAA
- a CDS encoding type IV toxin-antitoxin system AbiEi family antitoxin domain-containing protein, protein MATRLDSKLNQLQQELPEGLLVDAAWLEANGYSSALRSQYVSSGWLDSPARRVYRRSRGPMTWQQVVISLQTMLDLPLTVGGRTALEQQGYAHYLSANVQTVHLYGPTRPPTWLGDLPLEVTFAWHNSLRLFPTDADTPPLPSPTMYSAAGAQLPVRYSSKERAVLELLDELPKHESFHQVDALMEGLSDLSPRRLQTLLEACSSVKVKRLFLFFADRHGHAWRPKLDLAKIDLGSGKRLLVKGGRLDPQYDITVPADLGGQ, encoded by the coding sequence ATGGCTACGCGTTTGGACAGCAAGCTAAACCAACTCCAGCAGGAGCTTCCGGAAGGACTTCTGGTCGATGCCGCTTGGCTGGAGGCCAATGGCTATTCGTCCGCGCTGCGCAGCCAGTATGTAAGTTCCGGCTGGCTGGATAGCCCAGCGCGACGGGTCTATCGCCGTTCACGCGGGCCTATGACCTGGCAGCAAGTCGTGATCTCGCTCCAGACCATGCTTGACCTTCCACTGACCGTTGGCGGTCGCACCGCGCTCGAACAGCAAGGCTATGCCCACTACCTTTCGGCAAACGTCCAGACGGTTCACCTTTACGGACCGACACGACCGCCAACCTGGCTGGGTGATTTGCCGCTCGAAGTGACATTCGCATGGCACAACAGCTTGCGCCTGTTTCCGACAGATGCCGACACGCCACCATTGCCAAGCCCCACCATGTATAGTGCCGCTGGCGCGCAATTGCCTGTTCGCTATTCGAGCAAGGAGCGCGCCGTTCTCGAATTGCTCGATGAACTGCCCAAGCATGAGAGCTTTCATCAGGTCGATGCCTTAATGGAAGGCTTGAGCGATCTCAGCCCTCGTCGCCTGCAAACTCTTCTCGAAGCCTGCTCCAGCGTAAAGGTGAAGCGGCTGTTCCTGTTCTTTGCCGACCGGCACGGCCATGCGTGGCGACCGAAACTCGACCTGGCCAAGATCGATTTGGGTTCCGGCAAACGGCTTCTGGTGAAGGGGGGTAGGCTCGATCCGCAATACGACATCACGGTACCTGCCGATCTTGGAGGGCAATAG